One segment of Drosophila mauritiana strain mau12 chromosome 3R, ASM438214v1, whole genome shotgun sequence DNA contains the following:
- the LOC117142741 gene encoding histone deacetylase complex subunit SAP18, whose protein sequence is MANVESMIVEEKTQVKQIDREKTCPMLLRVFCSTGRHHSVSEYMFGNVPNNELQIYTWQDATLHELTSLVRDVNPDTRKKGTYFDFAVVYPNFRSNHFQMREIGVTCTGQKGIDDNKTLAQAKFSIGDFLDISITPPNRLPPTVRRQRPY, encoded by the exons ATGGCCAACGTGGAGTCTATGATTGTGGAGGAAAAGACGCAGGTCAAGCAGATTGACCGCGAGAAG ACCTGTCCTATGCTGCTGCGCGTCTTCTGCTCTACGGGACGACACCACTCTGTGTCGGAGTATATGTTCGGCAATGTGCCCAACAACGAGCTCCAGATATACACCTGGCAGGACGCCACCCTCCACGAACTGACCTCCCTGGTGCGCGACGTCAATCCGGATACCCGGAAGAAGGGCACCTACTTTGACTTTGCCGTCGTGTACCCCAACTTCCGGAGCAATCACTTCCAGATGCGCGAAATCGGAGTGACCTGCACGGGCCAAAAAGGAATCGATGATAATAAGACACTTGCTCAGGCCAAATTCAGCATTGGAGACTTTCTGGACATCTCGATTACTCCGCCCAACCGACTGCCGCCTACTGTCCGGCGCCAGCGTCCCTACTGA
- the LOC117142739 gene encoding translation initiation factor IF-2: MKIQLIALVCSAIALTEAQNYPPRLSIPGAVASPGPVPHRQPVLRVRRPGASLRQQNTILPAVTQRIAIEEPRPVTESAEDEQPEPYLPNLLREQQLAQAQQSQFQQAAAAFLAGQQPVEQPSPVQQFLQSDDSQPAAILPPPSSRFPAERPSIPTPLNRPAAFNDFGIGRFENSQRFGLERPTPTAAAPPPPQQQPQRVAVIRTRPASSAALRPEPPAPQPVARPRPKPVQPRPIIDQNQLQDDHVDQQQQRRRQPVSQTIRKWREENEDGSITWGYENDDGSFKEELIGTDCITKGTYGYVDPDGNKREYHYETGIKCDPNNRNNEEELQENGFVNYEENRAVLPNGLEIDMTQLGKKKSKRPNGFYRN; this comes from the exons ATGAAGATTCAACTAATTGCG CTCGTTTGCAGCGCGATCGCTTTGACAGAGGCCCAAAACTATCCCCCGCGTCTAAGCATTCCCGGAGCGGTAGCATCACCAGGCCCAGTGCCCCACCGACAGCCTGTGTTGAGAGTACGCCGTCCAGGAGCTTCATTACGCCAGCAGAATACCATACTTCCAGCGGTGACGCAGCGCATCGCCATTGAGGAGCCTCGTCCTGTAACAGAGTCAGCGGAGGATGAGCAGCCGGAGCCATATCTGCCTAATCTTCTGCGGGAACAGCAGCTGGCCCAGGCCCAGCAATCGCAGTTCCAGCAGGCAGCTGCCGCCTTCCTGGCCGGCCAACAACCAGTTGAACAACCCTCGCCAGTGCAGCAGTTCCTTCAGTCCGATGACTCACAGCCGGCGGCCATCCTGCCTCCTCCTTCTTCTCGGTTCCCCGCCGAACGCCCATCTATTCCAACACCCTTAAACCGTCCCGCCGCCTTCAATGACTTTGGCATCGGTCGGTTTGAAAACTCGCAGAGATTCGGCTTGGAGCGACCTACTCCCACTGCAGCagcgccaccaccaccgcaaCAACAGCCCCAGCGGGTGGCTGTGATTCGAACGAGACCAGCGTCTTCCGCTGCCCTACGACCTGAACCACCAGCACCACAGCCTGTGGCCAGGCCACGCCCTAAGCCCGTGCAGCCGCGTCCTATCATTGATCAAAATCAGCTACAGGATGATCACGTtgaccagcagcagcagcgtcgCCGTCAGCCCGTTTCCCAGACCATTCGCAAGTGGCGTGAGGAAAACGAGGATGGAAGCATAACATGGGGCTATGAGAACGACGACGGATCCTTCAAGGAAGAGCTGATCGGCACCGATTGCATCACCAA GGGAACCTATGGCTACGTTGATCCAGATGGCAACAAACGTGAGTACCACTACGAGACTGGTATCAAGTGCGATCCTAACAACCGCAACAACGAGGAAGAGTTACAAGAGAACGGCTTCGTCAACTACGAAGAGAATCGCGCCGTGCTGCCCAATGGCCTGGAGATCGACATGACGCAGTTGGGCAAGAAGAAGTCGAAGCGCCCGAACGGCTTTTACAGGAACTGA
- the LOC117145260 gene encoding organic cation transporter protein isoform X2: MSGVLRRGSLNFDCVGGPRDKGRGSLEANLYGGYRETRPGPKTPEISVIALDFRRYSDDLKKPPSAEQREQPPSRDLSQDEDSDVISNFLGHYTRWSFLWTLLLCLFQLPTTFHLFMFVFQLTDVRSGEASPMLGDGNMEDLDLLHTKLLERLLGCLTPWQGMWCALLSIFQAICTFHIFVYVFQIAPKDFWCARPENLMQMSVSEWRNISQSSNGCLLLDVDYTQVTYENNQLINWPENATNLGYRQCWHFEFSDEDGSAKTLVQEFDLVCGRDILSLVETCFLVGAAAGAVLSGWISDRFGRRHTLMAFVTIQSVFGGILAFSTSVAMFMSLRVIIGFASMTVTVVSFVLVVELVSGKWRTIIGILNILPVAISYVLSAGLAYLIRDWRHLQLAISWPWLIMLSIWFWLPESPRWLLAQGRLDELCGLIERAARMNGTSASLPSNYRKTLEAAVPRAVQSPPDATTSVESKAVEADAPDPSASGPVNPLLVVFSAKYWRTTCLTLVIWLTLIIIYFGLTLHLSNLGGNIYINSAVAGTVEAVSICISILVVLKVGIRRSLIGYMLLPGLCCLATNLVPNQTGVIALATIAKCLIGANNAIIPTYTAMQYPTIVRNFGVGMGNLASGIALILVPFLWQLEHIDPLLPLNVMGVCGLIGAVAISLMKDVV; the protein is encoded by the exons ATGAGTGGCGTGCTGCGTCGCGGTTCCCTGAATTTCGATTGTGTTGGCGGGCCGCGGGACAAGGGCAGGGGCAGCCTGGAGGCGAACCTGTATGGCGGATATCGCGAGACAAGGCCCGGCCCAAAGACTCCGGAAATCAGTGTCATAGCATTGGATTTTCGACGATATTCCGACGACCTGAAGAAACCACCTTCAGCGGAGCAAAGGGAGCAGCCACCGAGCAGGGATCTCAGCCAGGACGAGGACAGCGATGTGATATCGAATTTCCTGGGCCACTACACCCGCTGGAGCTTCCTTTGGACCCTGTTGCTCTGCCTGTTCCAGCTGCCCACCACTTTCCACCTGTTCATGTTTGTCTTCCAG CTAACGGATGTGAGATCGGGCGAGGCCTCGCCCATGTTGGGCGATGGCAACATGGAGGACCTAGATCTGTTGCACACTAAGCTCCTCGAGCGGCTCTTGGGCTGCCTGACGCCCTGGCAGGGCATGTGGTGCGCCCTGCTCTCGATCTTCCAGGCCATCTGCACCTTCCACATATTCGTCTACGTGTTCCAG ATTGCGCCGAAAGACTTTTGGTGTGCCCGGCCGGAGAACCTGATGCAGATGAGCGTCTCCGAATGGCGCAACATTAGTCAGTCCTCCAATGGCTGCCTGCTCCTCGATGTGGACTACACCCAGGTGACCTACGAGAACAACCAACTCATCAACTGGCCCGAGAATGCCACAAATTTGGGCTACCGACAGTGCTGGCACTTTGAGTTCTCCGACGAGGATGGATCGGCCAAGACTCTGGTGCAGGAATTTGATCTGGTTTGCGGACGCGATATCCTCAGCCTGGTGGAAACCTGCTTCCTGGTGGGCGCGGCAGCGGGAGCGGTTCTCAGCGGATGGATATCGGATCGCTTTGGCAGAAGGCACACGCTAATGGCATTCGTCACTATTCAGAGCGTGTTTG GTGGAATTTTGGCCTTCTCAACATCGGTGGCCATGTTCATGTCGCTACGTGTTATAATTGGATTCGCATCAATGACCGTGACTGTTGTGAGCTTCGTGCTGGTGGTGGAGCTGGTCTCCGGCAAGTGGCGCACCATAATCGGCATTCTCAACATTCTGCCCGTGGCCATCTCCTATGTCCTCTCCGCCGGACTGGCCTACCTCATCCGCGACTGGCGGCACCTACAGCTGGCCATCTCCTGGCCGTGGCTAATCATGCTCAGCATTTG GTTCTGGCTGCCGGAGTCTCCCCGCTGGCTTTTGGCCCAGGGCCGGCTGGACGAGCTGTGCGGGCTAATTGAGCGAGCGGCCCGAATGAATGGCACCAGCGCCAGTTTGCCCAGCAACTATCGCAAGACCCTAGAGGCGGCGGTACCGCGGGCGGTCCAATCTCCACCAGATGCAACGACCAGCGTAGAGTCGAAGGCAGTCGAAGCGGATGCACCGGATCCAAGTGCAAGTGGCCCTGTGAATCCCCTGCTGGTGGTATTCAGCGCCAAGTACTGGCGCACCACATGCCTAACCCTGGTCATCTGGCTGACCCTGATCATCATTTACTTTGGACTCACGTTGCACCTCAGCAATTTGGGTGGCAATATCTATATCAATAGTGCCGTGGCTGGAACCGTGGAGGCCGTGTCCATTTGCATTAGCATCCTGGTGGTCTTGAAAGTTGGAATCCGACGAAGTCTCATTGGTTACATGTTGTTGCCGGGTCTTTGCTGCTTAGCCACCAATTTGGTGCCGAATCAAACGGGTGTGATTGCACTAGCCACCATAG CCAAGTGTCTCATTGGAGCCAACAACGCCATCATTCCCACCTACACAGCGATGCAATATCCCACAATAGTTCGAAACTTTGGCGTTGGCATGGGCAACCTGGCATCGGGCATTGCCCTAATCCTTGTTCCCTTTCTCTGGCAACTG GAGCACATTGATCCCCTGCTGCCCTTGAATGTTATGGGAGTTTGTGGCCTGATTGGCGCCGTTGCCATCAGCCTTATGAAGGATGTGGTCTAA
- the LOC117145260 gene encoding organic cation transporter protein isoform X1 encodes MSGVLRRGSLNFDCVGGPRDKGRGSLEANLYGGYRETRPGPKTPEISVIALDFRRYSDDLKKPPSAEQREQPPSRDLSQDEDSDVISNFLGHYTRWSFLWTLLLCLFQLPTTFHLFMFVFQIAPKDFWCARPENLMQMSVSEWRNISQSSNGCLLLDVDYTQVTYENNQLINWPENATNLGYRQCWHFEFSDEDGSAKTLVQEFDLVCGRDILSLVETCFLVGAAAGAVLSGWISDRFGRRHTLMAFVTIQSVFGGILAFSTSVAMFMSLRVIIGFASMTVTVVSFVLVVELVSGKWRTIIGILNILPVAISYVLSAGLAYLIRDWRHLQLAISWPWLIMLSIWFWLPESPRWLLAQGRLDELCGLIERAARMNGTSASLPSNYRKTLEAAVPRAVQSPPDATTSVESKAVEADAPDPSASGPVNPLLVVFSAKYWRTTCLTLVIWLTLIIIYFGLTLHLSNLGGNIYINSAVAGTVEAVSICISILVVLKVGIRRSLIGYMLLPGLCCLATNLVPNQTGVIALATIAKCLIGANNAIIPTYTAMQYPTIVRNFGVGMGNLASGIALILVPFLWQLEHIDPLLPLNVMGVCGLIGAVAISLMKDVV; translated from the exons ATGAGTGGCGTGCTGCGTCGCGGTTCCCTGAATTTCGATTGTGTTGGCGGGCCGCGGGACAAGGGCAGGGGCAGCCTGGAGGCGAACCTGTATGGCGGATATCGCGAGACAAGGCCCGGCCCAAAGACTCCGGAAATCAGTGTCATAGCATTGGATTTTCGACGATATTCCGACGACCTGAAGAAACCACCTTCAGCGGAGCAAAGGGAGCAGCCACCGAGCAGGGATCTCAGCCAGGACGAGGACAGCGATGTGATATCGAATTTCCTGGGCCACTACACCCGCTGGAGCTTCCTTTGGACCCTGTTGCTCTGCCTGTTCCAGCTGCCCACCACTTTCCACCTGTTCATGTTTGTCTTCCAG ATTGCGCCGAAAGACTTTTGGTGTGCCCGGCCGGAGAACCTGATGCAGATGAGCGTCTCCGAATGGCGCAACATTAGTCAGTCCTCCAATGGCTGCCTGCTCCTCGATGTGGACTACACCCAGGTGACCTACGAGAACAACCAACTCATCAACTGGCCCGAGAATGCCACAAATTTGGGCTACCGACAGTGCTGGCACTTTGAGTTCTCCGACGAGGATGGATCGGCCAAGACTCTGGTGCAGGAATTTGATCTGGTTTGCGGACGCGATATCCTCAGCCTGGTGGAAACCTGCTTCCTGGTGGGCGCGGCAGCGGGAGCGGTTCTCAGCGGATGGATATCGGATCGCTTTGGCAGAAGGCACACGCTAATGGCATTCGTCACTATTCAGAGCGTGTTTG GTGGAATTTTGGCCTTCTCAACATCGGTGGCCATGTTCATGTCGCTACGTGTTATAATTGGATTCGCATCAATGACCGTGACTGTTGTGAGCTTCGTGCTGGTGGTGGAGCTGGTCTCCGGCAAGTGGCGCACCATAATCGGCATTCTCAACATTCTGCCCGTGGCCATCTCCTATGTCCTCTCCGCCGGACTGGCCTACCTCATCCGCGACTGGCGGCACCTACAGCTGGCCATCTCCTGGCCGTGGCTAATCATGCTCAGCATTTG GTTCTGGCTGCCGGAGTCTCCCCGCTGGCTTTTGGCCCAGGGCCGGCTGGACGAGCTGTGCGGGCTAATTGAGCGAGCGGCCCGAATGAATGGCACCAGCGCCAGTTTGCCCAGCAACTATCGCAAGACCCTAGAGGCGGCGGTACCGCGGGCGGTCCAATCTCCACCAGATGCAACGACCAGCGTAGAGTCGAAGGCAGTCGAAGCGGATGCACCGGATCCAAGTGCAAGTGGCCCTGTGAATCCCCTGCTGGTGGTATTCAGCGCCAAGTACTGGCGCACCACATGCCTAACCCTGGTCATCTGGCTGACCCTGATCATCATTTACTTTGGACTCACGTTGCACCTCAGCAATTTGGGTGGCAATATCTATATCAATAGTGCCGTGGCTGGAACCGTGGAGGCCGTGTCCATTTGCATTAGCATCCTGGTGGTCTTGAAAGTTGGAATCCGACGAAGTCTCATTGGTTACATGTTGTTGCCGGGTCTTTGCTGCTTAGCCACCAATTTGGTGCCGAATCAAACGGGTGTGATTGCACTAGCCACCATAG CCAAGTGTCTCATTGGAGCCAACAACGCCATCATTCCCACCTACACAGCGATGCAATATCCCACAATAGTTCGAAACTTTGGCGTTGGCATGGGCAACCTGGCATCGGGCATTGCCCTAATCCTTGTTCCCTTTCTCTGGCAACTG GAGCACATTGATCCCCTGCTGCCCTTGAATGTTATGGGAGTTTGTGGCCTGATTGGCGCCGTTGCCATCAGCCTTATGAAGGATGTGGTCTAA
- the LOC117144737 gene encoding organic cation transporter protein isoform X2: MHDSAKQSPTTSPTIPPKQQAATPQSPAAAVSGLDPADDEDETDVIGDLMGHYGKWQLLMTVLLSLFQVPNTFHISSSIYQAANKDFWCQRPAQFQHMPVATWRNLSGSVDNCRRWEGIDWSQVSNETTLPLDWKTPAEMDKKLVACEKWEYETNDNVGNTWTSQWDLVCEKEHLKNVAEMFFLLGVATGGIISGYLSDKFGRKTMLFISAVLQTIFGLWLYICSSFELYLTLRALLGLVSVSVTYSGLILAIEYVDGKWRTIAGMYNLFPLPISYMIISGLAYLTQDYQRLQLCIGIPGIFLCFLWFVVPESPRWLLVKGRIDEVRRIIEAAAKFNGRQLPADYQLTPPTQESSTQDVTYLFRSSYLRRISICFFCIWFTMNLVYYGIILNMSSFGGNVYLNSALAGLVEIPAIAVAMYIITKVGKKWLFCATLICAGVACCCAAITEGHADLLWLKITFLMMGKFTISAGNTIMPVYTAELYPTPIRNVGVGACNVAAGLALILTPYLSLLNKIEGHLLMTLLTAWSIFGGFVVLFLPETAVRQKTDNQGGSSANASAAKQV, encoded by the exons ATGCACGACTCCGCCAAACAATCCCCCACCACCAGCCCCACCATCCCGCCCAAACAGCAGGCAGCGACGCCTCAGTCGCCAGCAGCGGCGGTGAGCGGACTGGATCCGGCGGACGATGAGGACGAGACCGACGTGATCGGCGACCTGATGGGCCACTACGGCAAGTGGCAGTTGCTGATGACggtgctgctgtcgctctTCCAGGTGCCCAACACCTTCCACATATCCTCGTCCATCTACCAGGCGGCCAACAAGGACTTTTGGTGCCAGCGCCCAGCGCAATTCCAGCACATGCCAGTGGCCACCTGGCGGAACTTAAGTGGCTCCGTCGACAACTGCCGGCGATGGGAGGGCATCGATTGGAGTCAAGTGAGCAATGAAACCACGCTGCCATTAGACTGGAAG ACACCAGCGGAGATGGATAAAAAGTTGGTGGCATGCGAGAAATGGGAGTACGAGACCAACGACAATGTCGGTAACACCTGGACATCGCAGTGGGATCTGGTCTGCGAGAAGGAGCACCTAAAGAACGTGGCCGAGATGTTCTTCCTGCTGGGCGTGGCAACAGGTGGCATTATCTCCGGCTATTTATCGGACAAGTTTGGCCGCAAGACAATGCTCTTCATATCGGCCGTGCTGCAGACCATATTCG GTCTCTGGCTCTATATCTGCAGCTCCTTTGAGCTTTATCTCACACTTCGCGCTCTGCTTGGTCTGGTATCGGTATCGGTCACCTACTCCGGTCTGATCCTAGCCATTGAGTATGTGGATGGCAAGTGGAGAACCATCGCCGGAATGTACAACCTGTTTCCACTGCCAATCTCCTACATGATCATCTCGGGCCTGGCCTATCTGACCCAGGATTATCAACGCCTACAGCTGTGCATCGGCATTCCGGGGATCTTCCTGTGCTTTCTTTG GTTTGTGGTGCCGGAATCGCCGCGCTGGCTGCTGGTCAAGGGTCGGATCGATGAAGTGCGTCGAATTATTGAGGCGGCCGCCAAGTTCAATGGTCGCCAGCTGCCCGCCGATTATCAACTGACGCCGCCGACGCAGGAGAGCAGTACGCAGGACGTTACCTACCTGTTCCGCTCCAGTTACCTGCGCCGCATCTCCATCTGCTTCTTCTGCATCTGGTTCACCATGAATCTGGTCTACTACGGCATTATTCTTAACATGAGCTCCTTTGGCGGCAATGTCTACTTGAATTCG GCGCTAGCTGGCCTAGTCGAAATACCCGCCATCGCCGTGGCCATGTACATCATCACCAAAGTGGGCAAGAAGTGGCTCTTTTGCGCCACTTTGATCTGTGCCGGCGTCGCCTGCTGCTGTGCGGCGATCACCGAGGGGCATGCGGATTTGCTCTGGCTGAAGATCACATTCCTGATGATGGGCAAGTTCACCATCAGTGCTGGCAATACCATAATGCCGGTGTACACGGCGGAACTGTATCCCACACCCATACGCAATGTGGGCGTGGGTGCCTGCAACGTGGCCGCCGGTTTGGCCTTGATCCTCACACCTTACCTGTCGCTACTG AACAAGATCGAGGGCCACCTCTTGATGACCCTGCTCACCGCCTGGAGCATCTTTGGCGGCTTTGTGGTGCTCTTCCTGCCTGAAACCGCTGTGCGTCAGAAGACAGACAACCAGGGTGGCTCAAGTGCCAATGCCAGTGCCGCCAAACAGGTGTAA
- the LOC117144737 gene encoding organic cation transporter protein isoform X1 — protein sequence MAKRKSLTHDSPSMELELPLLAPQERSQRSRSGTIPLCIMHDSAKQSPTTSPTIPPKQQAATPQSPAAAVSGLDPADDEDETDVIGDLMGHYGKWQLLMTVLLSLFQVPNTFHISSSIYQAANKDFWCQRPAQFQHMPVATWRNLSGSVDNCRRWEGIDWSQVSNETTLPLDWKTPAEMDKKLVACEKWEYETNDNVGNTWTSQWDLVCEKEHLKNVAEMFFLLGVATGGIISGYLSDKFGRKTMLFISAVLQTIFGLWLYICSSFELYLTLRALLGLVSVSVTYSGLILAIEYVDGKWRTIAGMYNLFPLPISYMIISGLAYLTQDYQRLQLCIGIPGIFLCFLWFVVPESPRWLLVKGRIDEVRRIIEAAAKFNGRQLPADYQLTPPTQESSTQDVTYLFRSSYLRRISICFFCIWFTMNLVYYGIILNMSSFGGNVYLNSALAGLVEIPAIAVAMYIITKVGKKWLFCATLICAGVACCCAAITEGHADLLWLKITFLMMGKFTISAGNTIMPVYTAELYPTPIRNVGVGACNVAAGLALILTPYLSLLNKIEGHLLMTLLTAWSIFGGFVVLFLPETAVRQKTDNQGGSSANASAAKQV from the exons ATGGCCAAACGCAAGAGCTTAACCCACGACAGCCCGTCGATGGAACTGGAGCTGCCGCTGCTGGCGCCGCAGGAGCGGAGTCAGCGGAGCAGGAGCGGGACAA TTCCTTTGTGCATCATGCACGACTCCGCCAAACAATCCCCCACCACCAGCCCCACCATCCCGCCCAAACAGCAGGCAGCGACGCCTCAGTCGCCAGCAGCGGCGGTGAGCGGACTGGATCCGGCGGACGATGAGGACGAGACCGACGTGATCGGCGACCTGATGGGCCACTACGGCAAGTGGCAGTTGCTGATGACggtgctgctgtcgctctTCCAGGTGCCCAACACCTTCCACATATCCTCGTCCATCTACCAGGCGGCCAACAAGGACTTTTGGTGCCAGCGCCCAGCGCAATTCCAGCACATGCCAGTGGCCACCTGGCGGAACTTAAGTGGCTCCGTCGACAACTGCCGGCGATGGGAGGGCATCGATTGGAGTCAAGTGAGCAATGAAACCACGCTGCCATTAGACTGGAAG ACACCAGCGGAGATGGATAAAAAGTTGGTGGCATGCGAGAAATGGGAGTACGAGACCAACGACAATGTCGGTAACACCTGGACATCGCAGTGGGATCTGGTCTGCGAGAAGGAGCACCTAAAGAACGTGGCCGAGATGTTCTTCCTGCTGGGCGTGGCAACAGGTGGCATTATCTCCGGCTATTTATCGGACAAGTTTGGCCGCAAGACAATGCTCTTCATATCGGCCGTGCTGCAGACCATATTCG GTCTCTGGCTCTATATCTGCAGCTCCTTTGAGCTTTATCTCACACTTCGCGCTCTGCTTGGTCTGGTATCGGTATCGGTCACCTACTCCGGTCTGATCCTAGCCATTGAGTATGTGGATGGCAAGTGGAGAACCATCGCCGGAATGTACAACCTGTTTCCACTGCCAATCTCCTACATGATCATCTCGGGCCTGGCCTATCTGACCCAGGATTATCAACGCCTACAGCTGTGCATCGGCATTCCGGGGATCTTCCTGTGCTTTCTTTG GTTTGTGGTGCCGGAATCGCCGCGCTGGCTGCTGGTCAAGGGTCGGATCGATGAAGTGCGTCGAATTATTGAGGCGGCCGCCAAGTTCAATGGTCGCCAGCTGCCCGCCGATTATCAACTGACGCCGCCGACGCAGGAGAGCAGTACGCAGGACGTTACCTACCTGTTCCGCTCCAGTTACCTGCGCCGCATCTCCATCTGCTTCTTCTGCATCTGGTTCACCATGAATCTGGTCTACTACGGCATTATTCTTAACATGAGCTCCTTTGGCGGCAATGTCTACTTGAATTCG GCGCTAGCTGGCCTAGTCGAAATACCCGCCATCGCCGTGGCCATGTACATCATCACCAAAGTGGGCAAGAAGTGGCTCTTTTGCGCCACTTTGATCTGTGCCGGCGTCGCCTGCTGCTGTGCGGCGATCACCGAGGGGCATGCGGATTTGCTCTGGCTGAAGATCACATTCCTGATGATGGGCAAGTTCACCATCAGTGCTGGCAATACCATAATGCCGGTGTACACGGCGGAACTGTATCCCACACCCATACGCAATGTGGGCGTGGGTGCCTGCAACGTGGCCGCCGGTTTGGCCTTGATCCTCACACCTTACCTGTCGCTACTG AACAAGATCGAGGGCCACCTCTTGATGACCCTGCTCACCGCCTGGAGCATCTTTGGCGGCTTTGTGGTGCTCTTCCTGCCTGAAACCGCTGTGCGTCAGAAGACAGACAACCAGGGTGGCTCAAGTGCCAATGCCAGTGCCGCCAAACAGGTGTAA